In the Phaseolus vulgaris cultivar G19833 chromosome 7, P. vulgaris v2.0, whole genome shotgun sequence genome, one interval contains:
- the LOC137830680 gene encoding protein transport protein SEC13 homolog B-like — protein MPSQKVETGHQDTVHDVAMDYYGKRLATASSDHTIKIIGVNNTASQHLATLTGHQGPVWQVAWAHPKFGSLLASCSFDGRVIIWKEGNQNEWTQAHVFDEHKSSVNSIAWAPHELGLCLACGSSDGNVSVFTARADGGWDTAGIDQAHPVGVTSVSWAPSMAPGALVGSGLLDPVQKLCSGGCDNTVKVWKLNNGLWKMDCFPALHMHTDWVRDVAWAPNLGLPKSTIASASQDGKVVIWTVAKEGDQWEGKVLNDFKTPVWRVSWSLTGNILAVADGNNNVTLWKEAVDGEWQQVTTVEP, from the coding sequence ATGCCTTCTCAGAAGGTTGAAACGGGTCACCAAGACACGGTCCATGATGTTGCCATGGATTACTATGGTAAGAGACTGGCAACAGCTTCATCAGATCACACAATTAAGATAATTGGAGTGAACAACACGGCCTCTCAGCATCTAGCAACATTGACTGGTCACCAAGGACCTGTTTGGCAAGTAGCATGGGCTCACCCGAAGTTCGGTTCTCTGCTTGCATCGTGTTCCTTTGATGGCCGTGTTATTATTTGGAAGGAGGGTAACCAAAATGAATGGACTCAAGCTCATGTGTTTGATGAGCACAAATCATCTGTGAATTCTATTGCTTGGGCGCCCCACGAGTTGGGTCTCTGCTTGGCTTGTGGCTCATCTGATGGGAATGTATCTGTTTTCACTGCAAGAGCAGATGGTGGCTGGGACACTGCAGGGATTGATCAGGCTCACCCAGTTGGTGTTACTTCTGTGTCATGGGCACCATCAATGGCACCTGGTGCCCTTGTTGGTTCAGGGTTGCTTGATCCTGTGCAAAAGCTGTGCTCTGGTGGCTGTGATAATACTGTGAAAGTATGGAAGCTCAACAATGGACTGTGGAAGATGGACTGCTTCCCTGCTCTTCACATGCACACGGATTGGGTTAGAGATGTTGCTTGGGCACCCAATTTAGGGCTACCTAAATCTACTATTGCCAGTGCATCGCAGGATGGTAAAGTGGTTATATGGACCGTAGCAAAAGAGGGTGATCAGTGGGAAGGCAAGGTTTTGAATGATTTCAAGACACCTGTTTGGAGGGTCTCATGGTCACTGACAGGAAACATACTGGCAGTGGCTGATGGGAACAACAATGTGACATTGTGGAAAGAAGCAGTAGACGGTGAATGGCAACAGGTGACAACAGTGGAGCCTTAG
- the LOC137830679 gene encoding EH domain-containing protein 1-like yields the protein MELAIVPVDSSFKDNQTLYEEWFNYADSDGDGRFTGHEAIKFFTMSNLSRQELKQIWAIADSKREGYLGFKEFVTAMQLVSLGQCGYSITHDLLTSDVMRHVKPPTMDGLDALVAKKRRKNKDKDLSVSPQPSPASNWFLAKSVKKVPSSSVTSIVDGLKRLYLQKLKPLEVAYRYNDFVSPLLTNSDFDAKPMILLLGQYSTGKTTFIKHMLRSSYPGSHIGPEPTTDRFVVVMSGPDERSIPGNTVAVQADMPFSGLTTFGTSFLSKFECSQMPHPLLEHITFVDSPGVLSGEKQRTHRQYDFTGVTSWFAAKCDLILLLFDPHKLDVSDEFKRVISSLRGHDDKIRVVLNKADQVDPQQLMRIYGALMWSLGKVLNVPEVMRVYIGSFNDKFMHDSISGQLGDELFQKEQDDLLSDLKDIPKKACDRKINEFVKRARAVVIHAYIISHLKKQMPSMIGKAKAQQKLIDNLDVEFGKVQREFHLPAGDFPNVEQFKETLSGYNIDRFEKLNKKMIQTVDDMLAYDIPNLLKAFRNPYG from the exons ATGGAACTTGCTATAGTACCAGTCGATTCAAGTTTCAAAGATAATCAAACCCTATATGAGGAGTGGTTCAATTATGCAGATTCAG ATGGGGATGGTCGTTTTACGGGACATGAAGCCATCAAGTTTTTTACTATGTCAAACTTGTCACGACAAGAACTGAAACAG ATATGGGCCATTGCAGATTCAAAACGAGAAGGATATTTAGGTTTCAAAGAATTTGTGACTGCTATGCAG CTTGTCTCTTTAGGACAATGTGGATACTCAATAACACATGATTTGCTAACTAGTGATG TTATGAGACATGTAAAACCACCCACAATGGATGGTTTGGATGCATTAGTTGCA AAGAAAAGACgcaaaaataaagataaagattTGAGTG TTAGTCCTCAACCATCACCTGCAAGTAATTGGTTTTTAGCAAAGTCGGTAAAAAAG GTGCCTTCTTCTTCAGTGACATCAATAGTAGATGGTTTGAAGAGGCTTTATCTTCAAAAGTTGAAGCCTTTAGAAGTTGCTTATCGTTATAATGATTTTGTATCTCCTTTATTG ACAAATAGTGACTTTGATGCCAAACCTATGATTCTACTATTGGGTCAATATTCAACTGGAAAAACAACATTCATTAAACATATGCTTAGATCTAGTTATCCAG gATCTCACATTGGACCAGAGCCAACAACTGATAGGTTTGTTGTTGTTATG TCTGGACCCGATGAAAGAAGCATTCCTGGAAACACTGTTGCTGTCCAAGCAGACATGCCATTTAGTGGTCTTACTACATTTGGCACATCATTTTTGTCCAAATTTGAGTGTTCTCAAATGCCTCATCCT TTATTGGAGCACATTACATTTGTTGATAGTCCTGGAGTGTTATCCGGAGAAAAACAAAGGACACATAGACAATATGACTTTACAGGTGTAACATCATGGTTTGCCGCAAAATGTGATTTAATACTCCTTTTGTTTGATCCTCACAAACTTGATGTTAGCGATGAGTTTAAGCGTGTGATATCATCTCTACGAGGACATGATGACAAAATTAGAGTGGTCTTAAACAAAGCAGACCAAGTTGATCCTCAACAA CTAATGAGAATATATGGTGCATTGATGTGGTCACTTGGAAAAGTATTGAATGTTCCTGAAGTCATGCGTGTATATATTGG TTCATTCAACGATAAATTTATGCATGATTCTATTAGTGGTCAACTTGGTGATGAATTGTTTCAAAAAGAACAAGATGACCTTCTCTCAGATTTGAAAGATATACCAAAGAAGGCTTGTGATCGGAAA ATCAATGAATTTGTAAAAAGAGCCAGGGCTGTTGTGATACATGCATACATTATTAGCCATCTGAAGAAGCAAATGCCCAGCATGATAGGAAAAGCTAAAGCTCAACAAAAGCTCATTGATAATTTGGATGTTGAATTTGGAAAg GTACAAAGGGAGTTTCATCTACCAGCTGGTGATTTTCCAAATGTTGAACAATTCAAAGAGACTTTGAGTGGTTACAACATTGATAGGTTTgagaaattgaataaaaaaatgatacaaaCAGTGGATGATATGCTTGCCTATGATATTCCTAACCTATTGAAGGCATTCAGAAATCCCTATGGTTAA